Proteins from a single region of Roseateles sp. XES5:
- a CDS encoding iron-containing alcohol dehydrogenase, with the protein MSNLHYWNYPTEILCGSGAIEQVPHRCRISGARHPLLVTDSGLLALPPLRQVRDGLDKAGIRYGLFHDLSGNPTFEEALAGAAVFAAGDHDLIIAVGGGSAIDVAKGIALASRDPRGLERFEWSQLIAHYPTLADFPQLGLPPLLVIPTTAGTGSELGREAVLTDTARGIKKVVGHRELLAACVFLDPDMTTGLPPALTAATGMDALTHHLESLFSPLHHPMSAGIAMEGVRLVHTYLERAVRDGNDLEAREGMLVASASAAVAFQKGLGGVHALAHPIGARHHLHHGLLNAVLLPYVMVVNRPALEETTARIARSIGLPGAGFDGLMAWLLELRARIGIPATLADLGLDSSDAEWVGEQALADISSSETNAMPLTASQYASIYRAAVAGRL; encoded by the coding sequence ATGAGCAATCTCCACTACTGGAACTACCCGACCGAAATCCTCTGCGGCAGCGGCGCCATCGAACAGGTGCCGCACCGCTGCCGGATATCCGGTGCAAGGCACCCCCTGCTGGTCACGGATTCCGGCCTCCTGGCGCTGCCGCCGCTGCGGCAGGTCCGCGACGGGCTCGACAAGGCCGGCATCCGCTATGGCCTGTTCCACGATCTCTCGGGCAACCCCACCTTCGAGGAAGCGCTTGCCGGCGCCGCAGTTTTTGCCGCCGGAGACCACGACCTCATCATCGCGGTCGGCGGCGGCAGCGCGATCGACGTGGCGAAGGGCATCGCCCTTGCGAGCCGCGATCCCCGCGGACTGGAGCGGTTCGAGTGGAGCCAGCTTATTGCCCATTATCCGACGCTGGCGGATTTCCCGCAACTCGGCCTGCCGCCTTTGCTCGTCATACCGACGACCGCGGGCACCGGTTCGGAGCTCGGCCGGGAAGCCGTGCTCACCGACACGGCACGGGGCATCAAGAAGGTCGTCGGCCATCGGGAATTGCTGGCGGCCTGCGTCTTTCTCGATCCTGATATGACGACAGGCCTGCCGCCTGCCCTGACCGCCGCGACCGGCATGGATGCCCTGACGCACCATCTCGAATCGCTGTTCTCGCCGCTTCATCACCCGATGTCGGCGGGGATCGCCATGGAGGGTGTCCGACTTGTGCACACCTATCTCGAACGCGCGGTCCGCGACGGCAACGACCTTGAAGCCCGCGAAGGCATGCTGGTCGCCTCGGCAAGCGCCGCCGTCGCGTTCCAGAAGGGTCTTGGCGGCGTGCACGCCCTCGCCCACCCCATCGGCGCGCGCCATCATCTTCACCACGGCCTGCTGAACGCGGTGTTGCTTCCCTACGTGATGGTCGTCAATCGCCCGGCCCTCGAAGAGACCACGGCCCGTATCGCACGCTCTATCGGTCTTCCGGGCGCGGGCTTCGACGGCCTCATGGCCTGGCTTCTGGAGCTGCGCGCGCGTATCGGCATTCCCGCCACGCTCGCCGATCTCGGCCTCGACAGCTCGGATGCGGAATGGGTGGGCGAGCAGGCGCTCGCCGACATATCCTCCTCCGAGACGAACGCCATGCCGCTGACCGCGTCCCAATATGCTTCGATCTATCGGGCGGCCGTGGCCGGCAGGCTCTAA
- a CDS encoding ABC transporter ATP-binding protein: MTAPAASLTIDRVGKIFRFNGAPREVLHDVSFEVGKGEIVGVLGASGCGKSTLLRLIVGLDRDYSGRIAVAGEGGADPARRISMVFQDHRLFPWLTVAENVGLALDRAKLPRAEKRDRIRHYVDLVGLSDFIDAYPKQLSGGMAQRAAIARALVSEPEILLMDEPFGALDSLLRLRLQDELLRIWQHRVLSVVVVTHDIEEALYLGDRVIVLEANPGRIRSVIDVDIPRPRRRNDPHIVALKRECFDLVAGQADRDGPFDGRGGIRSA; encoded by the coding sequence ATGACCGCACCCGCCGCTTCCCTGACCATCGACCGTGTCGGCAAGATATTCCGTTTCAACGGCGCCCCGCGCGAGGTGCTGCACGACGTCAGCTTCGAGGTGGGCAAGGGAGAGATCGTCGGCGTGCTCGGCGCGTCGGGCTGCGGGAAGTCGACGCTGCTGCGCCTCATCGTTGGGCTTGATCGCGACTATTCAGGCCGCATCGCGGTGGCGGGCGAGGGCGGGGCCGATCCGGCGCGGCGCATTTCGATGGTGTTTCAGGATCATCGTCTCTTTCCCTGGCTTACCGTGGCGGAGAATGTCGGCCTCGCGCTCGACCGGGCAAAGCTGCCCCGCGCCGAAAAGCGCGACCGCATCAGGCACTATGTGGATCTCGTCGGCCTCTCCGATTTCATCGACGCCTATCCGAAGCAGCTCTCGGGCGGCATGGCGCAACGCGCGGCGATTGCGCGGGCGCTGGTGTCGGAACCGGAAATCCTGCTGATGGACGAACCCTTTGGGGCGCTCGACTCTCTTCTGCGCCTTCGCCTGCAGGACGAGTTGCTGCGCATCTGGCAGCACCGCGTCCTCTCTGTCGTCGTGGTGACGCACGACATCGAGGAGGCGCTCTATCTGGGCGACCGGGTGATCGTGCTGGAGGCTAATCCCGGCCGCATACGCTCGGTGATCGATGTCGATATCCCTCGTCCCCGCCGCCGCAACGATCCCCACATCGTCGCCCTGAAACGGGAGTGCTTCGACCTCGTCGCGGGACAGGCCGATCGCGACGGCCCGTTCGACGGCAGGGGCGGGATCCGCTCCGCGTGA
- a CDS encoding ABC transporter permease, with amino-acid sequence MADPGYFRPLSVVPKGAWLPLGLFALWSGLALGHVVESPLFISPLSVLSAPFADPDGREIWAALGASLLRVFAGGIVGAVLGLALGTACGLLRVAALSLAPTVHSLRQIAVFAWIPLFTAWFGNGETTKLVFTALSTFFPLFLAAEQGMRATPVALKEAAATLGLSRRTRLLQLHFPAALPNIAIGIQIAALSAWIGTIGAEYAIGNGRGLGSYIASARDQFRMDIVLVGVLALAAGGVALHRACRRLAARLSPWTKD; translated from the coding sequence ATGGCTGATCCCGGATACTTCCGGCCGCTGTCCGTCGTGCCGAAGGGAGCATGGCTTCCCCTCGGCCTCTTCGCTCTCTGGAGCGGTCTTGCCCTTGGCCACGTGGTGGAGAGTCCGCTTTTCATCTCGCCGCTTTCGGTTTTGAGCGCGCCCTTCGCCGATCCCGACGGGCGGGAGATCTGGGCGGCGCTCGGCGCCAGCCTGCTTCGCGTCTTTGCCGGCGGGATCGTCGGTGCCGTGCTCGGCCTTGCCCTTGGGACGGCCTGCGGGCTGCTGCGGGTTGCCGCGCTCTCCCTTGCGCCGACCGTGCATTCCCTGCGCCAGATCGCCGTCTTCGCCTGGATTCCGCTGTTCACCGCCTGGTTCGGCAACGGAGAAACGACGAAACTGGTCTTCACGGCGCTCTCGACCTTCTTCCCGCTGTTTCTCGCGGCGGAGCAGGGCATGCGGGCGACGCCCGTCGCCCTGAAGGAAGCTGCGGCAACGCTCGGCCTGTCGCGCCGCACGCGGCTGCTGCAACTCCATTTCCCCGCGGCGCTGCCGAACATCGCCATCGGCATCCAGATCGCCGCTCTCTCCGCCTGGATCGGCACGATCGGCGCCGAATATGCCATCGGCAACGGCCGTGGCCTCGGCAGCTACATCGCCAGCGCCCGCGATCAGTTCCGCATGGATATCGTGCTCGTCGGCGTTCTCGCGCTCGCTGCCGGCGGCGTCGCGCTGCACCGCGCCTGCCGCCGTCTCGCCGCCCGTCTGTCGCCCTGGACCAAGGACTGA
- a CDS encoding ABC transporter permease codes for MASIEFQPGDAGAASKGVAAPAAILARLDRWAGRGARVSGQVALALALPAAIGLLWQIAAARQWVSPQVLPPPAWVFQTFLDLSGSGEIAASIAVSVVRIARGLLFGATLGFVFGLVIGFSRQADAYLGPTFRAIATVPSLGWLPILILLLGIEESLKTVILAKACFVPMAISIAEGVRTIPPRLKDVADVLDLKPATRFLKLTLPAIAPFFFTGLRLSTAQAFVSLIVVEMLAGTDGIGYMMVWGRTLFQLDIVIVGMIVVGAAGFTLDLALRRLERHFAGEGRHG; via the coding sequence ATGGCATCGATCGAATTCCAGCCCGGCGATGCGGGTGCCGCCTCGAAAGGAGTGGCGGCGCCGGCCGCCATCCTCGCCCGGCTCGACCGATGGGCGGGCCGCGGCGCACGGGTTTCGGGGCAGGTGGCGCTGGCGCTTGCGCTTCCGGCCGCCATCGGCCTGCTCTGGCAGATCGCCGCCGCGCGGCAGTGGGTTTCGCCGCAGGTGCTTCCGCCGCCCGCCTGGGTGTTCCAGACCTTTCTCGATCTTTCCGGCAGCGGCGAGATTGCGGCGAGTATCGCGGTCAGCGTCGTCCGCATCGCCAGGGGCCTTCTTTTCGGTGCGACGCTCGGCTTTGTCTTCGGCCTCGTCATCGGCTTCTCAAGGCAGGCCGATGCTTATCTCGGCCCGACCTTCCGGGCGATTGCCACCGTTCCCTCGCTCGGCTGGCTGCCCATCCTCATCCTCCTCCTCGGTATCGAGGAATCGCTGAAGACCGTCATCCTGGCGAAGGCCTGCTTCGTGCCCATGGCCATCAGCATTGCAGAGGGCGTGCGCACCATACCGCCGCGCCTGAAGGACGTCGCGGATGTGCTGGATCTCAAGCCGGCGACCCGGTTCCTGAAGCTCACTCTCCCGGCCATTGCGCCCTTCTTCTTCACGGGGCTTCGCCTGTCCACCGCGCAGGCCTTCGTCTCGCTGATCGTCGTCGAAATGCTCGCCGGGACCGATGGCATCGGCTACATGATGGTCTGGGGTCGCACCCTCTTCCAGCTTGATATCGTCATCGTCGGCATGATCGTTGTCGGTGCGGCCGGTTTTACGCTCGACCTCGCGCTGCGCCGTCTCGAAAGGCATTTTGCGGGGGAGGGGCGCCATGGCTGA
- a CDS encoding ABC transporter substrate-binding protein produces the protein MRKFLTSLVVAATVLLAAAPLRAEDAPEAIRFGDVGFGFGTPFGVGLLAVADAKGFIADEFKGTPTKVEFTYFTGTGPAINEALSNGQLDFAAYGAVPNIIGKANGLDTVIVASYGGTTIFGAARPDVEIKSVADLKGKRIAIQKATIIHWALIQALKNAGLSEADVTIVDLKNADQLAAIAAKSVDAVFGADFLLPLEKKGLAKVFYKSSAAGASGDGFGAFLVTDAFRKAYPEATQKVVNGFVRAATWVSDEKNRDEVFQIWSRAGTPVDVITKANEGTALKGKYNPRLDAFFTARYESGLAFNKEQKLTRRDVDLATWADASYVEKAIADQELDGFWADRDAAGADKK, from the coding sequence ATGCGCAAGTTCCTGACTTCCCTCGTCGTCGCCGCGACCGTCCTTCTCGCCGCAGCGCCGCTGAGGGCCGAGGACGCCCCGGAAGCCATCCGCTTCGGCGATGTCGGCTTCGGCTTCGGCACGCCCTTCGGCGTCGGCCTCCTGGCTGTCGCCGATGCGAAAGGGTTCATCGCCGACGAATTCAAGGGCACGCCCACCAAGGTGGAGTTCACCTATTTCACCGGCACGGGCCCGGCGATCAACGAGGCGCTCTCCAACGGGCAGCTCGATTTCGCCGCCTATGGCGCGGTGCCGAACATCATCGGCAAGGCGAACGGCCTCGATACGGTGATCGTCGCGTCCTATGGCGGAACCACGATCTTCGGCGCCGCGCGCCCGGATGTGGAGATCAAGTCGGTCGCCGACCTCAAGGGCAAACGCATCGCCATCCAGAAGGCGACGATCATCCACTGGGCCCTGATCCAGGCGCTGAAGAATGCCGGCCTTTCCGAAGCCGACGTGACGATCGTCGACCTTAAGAACGCCGACCAGCTCGCCGCGATCGCCGCCAAGAGTGTGGATGCGGTGTTCGGCGCGGACTTCCTGCTGCCGCTGGAAAAGAAGGGTCTCGCCAAGGTCTTCTACAAGTCATCGGCCGCTGGGGCGAGCGGTGACGGCTTCGGCGCGTTCCTCGTCACCGACGCCTTCCGCAAGGCTTACCCGGAGGCGACGCAGAAGGTCGTCAACGGCTTTGTGCGGGCCGCGACTTGGGTGTCGGACGAGAAGAACCGCGACGAGGTCTTCCAGATCTGGTCGCGCGCCGGTACGCCCGTCGACGTCATCACGAAGGCGAACGAGGGCACGGCGCTGAAGGGCAAATACAATCCCCGCCTCGATGCTTTCTTCACGGCCCGCTACGAAAGCGGCCTTGCCTTCAACAAGGAGCAGAAGCTGACGCGCCGCGATGTCGACCTCGCCACCTGGGCGGACGCTTCCTATGTCGAGAAGGCCATTGCCGATCAGGAGCTGGACGGGTTCTGGGCCGACCGCGACGCGGCCGGCGCGGACAAGAAGTAA
- a CDS encoding ferredoxin family protein: protein MIEIVSAERCVKCDLCVEACPDNVFDAVADGIPVIARQGDCQTCFLCELFCPTDALYVSPLADAVEGRPEAELAERGLLGSFRREMGWKNAKPRGTGGDLSYRIFENGSIIP from the coding sequence ATGATCGAAATCGTCAGCGCCGAGCGCTGCGTCAAATGTGACCTGTGCGTCGAGGCCTGCCCCGACAACGTGTTCGACGCGGTGGCGGACGGCATTCCCGTCATCGCGCGGCAGGGGGACTGCCAGACCTGCTTCCTCTGCGAGCTCTTCTGTCCGACCGATGCGCTCTATGTCTCACCGCTCGCCGACGCCGTCGAAGGCCGGCCGGAGGCCGAGCTTGCCGAGCGCGGCCTTCTCGGCAGCTTCCGCCGCGAGATGGGCTGGAAGAACGCCAAGCCGCGCGGCACCGGCGGCGACCTCAGCTACCGGATTTTCGAGAACGGCTCGATCATCCCCTGA